A part of Nitrospirota bacterium genomic DNA contains:
- the feoB gene encoding ferrous iron transport protein B produces MHNHSHKQTEKKGDSPKLFLVGNPNVGKSAIFGLLTGKYVVVSNYPGTTVEVTRGEVTIHSERFLVVDTPGVNSLVPMSEDEKVTRDILLVEKPEAVVQVIDAKNIKRGLFITLQLVEMGVPVVIDLNMKDEASGRGIEIDEAGLRKIFGVEVVSTIAVQKKGISSLKKAVAHPHISRYNFSYDPNIEGSIAEIIPLLPEANISRRSIAVMILSGDKTLKSWLLTNLSGETIKLIETLRDKAEEKYSIPLSLVISQQRLKAVDGIADEVMTKTEGTDKGVLKVLGDITTHPWLGVPFLMLVIYIMYEFVGRFGAKVLVDYLEKVVFGEYLNPWAQKIVASFIPVQFLQELLIGPYGIMTMALTYAIAIILPITATFFIAFSIMEDSGYLPRLAAMLNKIFQTMGLNGKAVLPMVLGLGCDTMATLTTRILDTKKERLIVTLLLALGVPCSAQIGVILGMFGKQPVSAMLIWLFILIAVILFVGYIAAKIIPGQRTDFILELPPIRMPQISNVLIKTLSRIEWYLKEAVPLFILGTLILFAADKLKVIPFLRDAASPLIVNFLGLPPQATESFIMGFLRRDYGAAGLFALQEQGLLNTEQVVVSLVTITLFIPCIANFFMMVKERGLKAALWIAGFVFPFAILVGGVLHRLLLWMKIFN; encoded by the coding sequence ATGCATAACCATTCGCACAAACAGACTGAAAAAAAGGGCGATTCACCGAAGCTTTTTCTTGTCGGCAACCCCAACGTTGGGAAAAGCGCCATCTTCGGACTGCTGACAGGCAAATATGTAGTTGTATCAAATTACCCCGGCACAACGGTTGAGGTGACAAGGGGTGAAGTAACAATCCACAGTGAAAGGTTCCTGGTTGTGGACACCCCCGGTGTCAACAGTCTTGTGCCGATGAGCGAAGATGAAAAAGTCACCAGAGACATCCTGCTTGTTGAGAAACCGGAGGCAGTCGTTCAGGTGATTGACGCCAAAAACATCAAGCGCGGGCTTTTTATAACCTTGCAGCTTGTCGAAATGGGCGTGCCTGTTGTCATTGATTTAAACATGAAAGACGAGGCCTCAGGCAGGGGGATAGAAATTGATGAAGCGGGCCTCCGTAAGATATTCGGGGTTGAGGTAGTGTCAACGATAGCAGTTCAAAAGAAAGGGATATCTTCCCTGAAGAAGGCTGTCGCGCATCCGCACATTTCCCGTTATAATTTCTCCTATGATCCCAACATTGAAGGCAGTATCGCAGAAATAATCCCGCTCCTGCCTGAGGCCAACATTTCAAGGCGTTCGATCGCGGTCATGATACTTTCTGGAGACAAGACATTGAAAAGCTGGCTCCTCACAAACCTGTCAGGGGAAACAATAAAGCTTATTGAAACCCTCCGTGACAAAGCGGAGGAGAAGTATTCCATCCCGCTCAGTTTAGTCATCAGCCAGCAAAGGCTGAAAGCAGTTGACGGCATTGCCGATGAGGTGATGACCAAAACAGAAGGAACGGACAAGGGGGTCCTAAAAGTCCTTGGCGACATTACGACGCATCCGTGGCTGGGTGTTCCGTTTCTTATGCTTGTCATTTACATCATGTATGAATTTGTCGGAAGGTTCGGGGCCAAAGTCCTTGTCGACTATCTTGAGAAAGTTGTGTTTGGTGAATATTTGAATCCCTGGGCGCAAAAGATAGTGGCGTCCTTCATCCCTGTACAATTTTTACAGGAGCTGCTGATCGGTCCTTACGGTATCATGACAATGGCTCTTACGTATGCAATAGCAATCATCCTGCCGATCACCGCCACCTTTTTTATCGCGTTTTCGATCATGGAAGATTCAGGCTATCTGCCGCGCCTCGCCGCTATGCTGAACAAGATCTTTCAGACAATGGGGCTTAACGGCAAGGCAGTCCTTCCAATGGTCCTCGGGCTTGGATGCGACACCATGGCGACCCTGACGACCAGGATACTGGACACAAAAAAGGAAAGGCTGATAGTCACCCTGCTCCTTGCCCTGGGCGTGCCCTGCTCGGCGCAGATCGGCGTCATCCTTGGGATGTTCGGCAAACAGCCGGTCTCTGCAATGCTGATATGGCTTTTCATTTTAATCGCCGTGATATTGTTCGTAGGATACATTGCCGCTAAAATCATACCCGGTCAGAGGACTGATTTCATACTTGAGCTGCCGCCTATAAGGATGCCGCAGATCTCCAATGTCCTGATTAAAACATTGAGCCGCATCGAATGGTATCTCAAAGAGGCTGTGCCGCTTTTTATCCTCGGCACGTTAATCCTGTTTGCTGCTGATAAATTAAAAGTCATTCCTTTTTTGCGGGATGCTGCGTCTCCTTTAATTGTAAACTTTCTGGGTCTGCCCCCTCAAGCAACGGAATCGTTCATCATGGGGTTCTTAAGGCGTGATTACGGGGCCGCGGGACTTTTTGCCCTTCAGGAGCAGGGGCTTCTGAACACGGAGCAGGTGGTGGTGAGCCTTGTGACAATTACCCTCTTCATTCCCTGTATCGCCAATTTTTTTATGATGGTGAAGGAAAGAGGGTTAAAAGCTGCCCTTTGGATTGCAGGCTTTGTATTCCCCTTTGCGATCCTCGTCGGCGGAGTGCTTCACAGATTACTGCTGTGGATGAAAATCTTCAATTGA
- a CDS encoding cupin domain-containing protein produces the protein METLDLKKLTKFYPDKIGREMLSDKPEMRVALMCLEPGQKLDPHKAPMRLMMYVVEGRGTFTVGEEKLEAGEKTCVLCDPMVQHGFNADKGERLVVMAVVTPVD, from the coding sequence ATGGAGACACTCGACCTGAAAAAATTAACAAAGTTTTATCCTGATAAAATTGGCAGGGAAATGCTTTCTGACAAGCCGGAGATGAGAGTGGCCCTCATGTGTCTTGAACCGGGGCAGAAACTTGATCCGCACAAGGCGCCGATGAGGCTCATGATGTACGTCGTCGAAGGCAGAGGCACCTTCACTGTCGGAGAAGAAAAACTTGAAGCAGGCGAAAAAACATGTGTCCTGTGCGACCCGATGGTCCAGCATGGCTTCAATGCCGACAAAGGGGAAAGGCTCGTTGTAATGGCAGTGGTAACGCCTGTGGATTAG
- the ftsY gene encoding signal recognition particle-docking protein FtsY, translated as MGFFDKLKQGLAKTRKALIENTEALFRGRAVDESLLEDLEEILIMADVGPQAAASITGALREKVKQGKPFNSNGLKGALKEEIRAMLKTGTSIMCAGEKPYVILTIGVNGVGKTTTIGKLARRFTDQGFSVTLAAGDTFRAAAIEQLEIWAQRAGAQIVKHRSGADPAAVAFDAIASARAKNIDVVIIDTAGRLHTKSNLMEELKKVKRVISKELPSAPHEVLLVVDATSGQNAINQAKIFNETIGVTGIALTKLDGTAKGGIVLAINKELNIPVKLIGVGEAVEDLQDFNSAEFVDALFD; from the coding sequence GTGGGATTTTTTGACAAACTAAAGCAGGGACTGGCAAAGACGAGAAAGGCGCTTATAGAAAATACCGAGGCGCTTTTCAGGGGTAGGGCTGTTGATGAAAGCCTTCTCGAAGACCTTGAGGAGATATTGATCATGGCGGATGTAGGCCCGCAGGCAGCGGCTTCGATCACAGGGGCATTGCGGGAAAAGGTGAAACAGGGCAAGCCCTTTAACAGTAACGGTCTCAAGGGCGCGCTGAAAGAAGAGATCAGGGCCATGCTTAAAACAGGCACCAGCATAATGTGCGCCGGCGAGAAACCATACGTTATTCTTACTATCGGAGTTAACGGCGTCGGGAAGACCACAACGATCGGCAAGCTCGCGCGGCGGTTTACCGATCAGGGCTTTTCCGTAACGCTTGCCGCTGGAGATACCTTCCGCGCAGCAGCCATTGAGCAGCTTGAGATATGGGCGCAGAGGGCAGGGGCGCAGATCGTCAAACACAGAAGCGGCGCAGACCCCGCGGCAGTCGCATTTGACGCGATAGCCTCAGCCAGGGCCAAAAATATTGATGTTGTAATAATTGATACCGCCGGAAGGCTCCATACAAAAAGCAACCTGATGGAAGAGCTTAAAAAGGTAAAACGTGTTATCAGCAAAGAACTCCCTTCCGCTCCTCACGAAGTCCTGCTTGTGGTGGACGCAACGTCAGGACAGAATGCCATAAATCAGGCAAAGATATTCAACGAGACTATAGGTGTGACAGGGATAGCGCTGACAAAATTAGACGGCACCGCAAAAGGCGGCATTGTCCTGGCGATAAATAAGGAACTCAATATCCCCGTCAAATTAATAGGCGTGGGCGAGGCAGTTGAAGACCTGCAGGATTTCAATTCCGCCGAATTTGTCGACGCGCTGTTTGATTAA
- the vanZ gene encoding VanZ family protein: MGLIFYLSSRSFHLPKLPTNFDKIVHIGIYLPLAFLFYLSLNRSGIKRYVFAAAVLLTLLYGVSDEFHQSFVPGRDSSFGDALADFTGALLGSFAASFLKT, encoded by the coding sequence ATGGGACTGATTTTCTATCTTTCGTCCCGGTCGTTTCACCTGCCTAAGCTCCCTACAAACTTTGACAAGATTGTCCACATCGGCATTTATCTCCCTTTGGCCTTCCTGTTTTATCTTTCACTCAATAGAAGCGGGATTAAAAGATATGTTTTTGCAGCAGCGGTCCTTCTGACATTACTATATGGCGTTTCGGATGAATTTCACCAGTCATTTGTCCCGGGCCGGGATTCAAGCTTTGGCGATGCATTAGCGGACTTTACAGGCGCGCTGCTGGGGAGCTTTGCTGCAAGTTTTCTGAAGACCTGA
- a CDS encoding class I SAM-dependent methyltransferase: protein MNEISKEYVVSFFNKTLMLHGDRPEAVGWSSKGQLLRHQSMCDVGNINNSKVLDFGCGKGDFYQFLQDRGIQVRYTGLDINERLVAIANKKHPEANFRGFDIDKDILDEEFDFIFLCGVFNLKFEEVDGTIKNTLSKLFQHCKTALAFNGLSAHDPKKDFQLHYIHPEDILDFAVKNLSPHVSLRQDIIPYDFTMFVYRDITTK, encoded by the coding sequence ATGAATGAGATCTCAAAAGAATATGTCGTCTCTTTTTTTAACAAGACCCTGATGCTGCATGGCGACAGGCCCGAGGCCGTGGGCTGGTCTTCAAAAGGACAGCTTTTACGTCATCAGTCGATGTGTGATGTAGGGAACATTAATAACAGCAAGGTCCTCGATTTCGGCTGCGGCAAAGGCGACTTCTATCAGTTCTTGCAAGACAGGGGTATCCAGGTCCGCTATACCGGCCTTGATATTAATGAAAGACTTGTTGCCATAGCGAACAAGAAGCATCCTGAGGCCAATTTCAGGGGCTTTGACATTGATAAAGACATACTTGACGAAGAGTTTGACTTTATATTTCTCTGCGGGGTTTTCAATTTAAAATTTGAAGAGGTGGACGGGACGATTAAGAACACGCTTTCAAAACTCTTTCAGCATTGCAAGACAGCCCTCGCCTTTAACGGCCTTTCAGCACATGATCCCAAAAAGGATTTTCAATTGCACTACATCCACCCTGAAGACATTCTTGATTTCGCAGTTAAAAACCTCTCCCCGCATGTTTCGCTCAGGCAGGACATAATACCTTACGACTTTACAATGTTTGTATACAGGGACATTACGACAAAATAA
- the atpE gene encoding ATP synthase F0 subunit C, protein MRRILTAILLSLTLICMMAPMALAAEAAAEGAAASDAKMGYFGWAVLGSGLAIGLAAFGTGIGQGIGLSKAAEGVARNPGASGKITTTLIIGLAMIESLCIYALVVVLIVLFAKPFGF, encoded by the coding sequence ATGAGAAGAATATTGACAGCAATTCTATTATCTCTCACCCTGATATGCATGATGGCCCCAATGGCTTTAGCGGCAGAAGCTGCTGCTGAAGGTGCGGCGGCGTCTGATGCAAAGATGGGTTATTTCGGATGGGCCGTCCTCGGTTCAGGTTTGGCAATCGGACTTGCCGCATTCGGGACCGGTATTGGTCAGGGAATTGGTCTCAGTAAGGCTGCAGAAGGGGTTGCGAGAAATCCGGGAGCTTCCGGAAAGATCACAACAACCCTCATCATCGGTCTTGCCATGATCGAGTCACTCTGTATCTACGCGCTTGTTGTGGTTCTGATTGTCCTCTTTGCAAAACCGTTCGGCTTTTAA
- a CDS encoding ferredoxin has product MKKPEVDYDACTGCGTCVEICPEVFELGDDGKAFVKAEDKCDTCDCQEAADTCPSEAITVK; this is encoded by the coding sequence ATGAAAAAACCTGAAGTTGACTATGATGCCTGCACTGGCTGCGGCACATGCGTTGAGATATGTCCGGAGGTCTTTGAGCTCGGTGACGATGGAAAGGCATTCGTCAAGGCCGAGGACAAATGCGACACCTGTGACTGCCAGGAAGCCGCTGACACATGCCCGTCAGAGGCGATAACCGTCAAGTAA
- the atpB gene encoding F0F1 ATP synthase subunit A has product MIIAMGIPPYVAFSWVATAIILVVAIMVRTSVKMIPTGVQNFMEVIFEFFLNLVDTTIGHMGRTFVPLIATLGIYILVCNFIGLVPGCEAPTSNLNTTVALALPVFFTTHYYGIKEHKLSYIKHFVGPIRSLPALPLMILMFVIELIGHLARPLTLSVRLFGNMIAKHKIILILGLLAPAFVPSAILGLGVLVSVIQAFVFVLLTTLYLAGAVEEAH; this is encoded by the coding sequence ATGATTATAGCAATGGGCATCCCGCCCTACGTGGCCTTCTCGTGGGTTGCGACCGCAATTATTCTTGTTGTAGCGATCATGGTAAGGACGTCTGTAAAAATGATCCCTACAGGTGTTCAGAATTTCATGGAAGTCATCTTTGAATTCTTCCTTAACCTCGTAGACACGACTATCGGACATATGGGAAGGACCTTTGTTCCGTTGATCGCGACTCTCGGCATCTATATTCTTGTATGCAATTTTATCGGACTGGTTCCCGGTTGTGAAGCGCCTACCAGCAATTTAAATACAACGGTAGCCCTTGCGCTGCCGGTATTTTTCACTACCCATTATTACGGGATAAAGGAGCACAAGCTCAGCTACATAAAACACTTTGTCGGCCCGATACGGTCGCTTCCCGCTTTACCTTTAATGATCCTCATGTTCGTTATCGAACTGATCGGACATCTTGCAAGGCCTTTGACATTGTCCGTCAGGTTATTCGGCAACATGATAGCAAAACATAAAATCATCTTGATCCTCGGACTGCTTGCCCCGGCTTTTGTGCCGTCGGCGATACTGGGACTTGGCGTGCTCGTATCCGTGATTCAGGCGTTCGTTTTTGTTTTATTGACGACATTGTATCTTGCCGGTGCGGTTGAAGAAGCACATTAA
- a CDS encoding transcriptional repressor, which produces MSKSPKDRQVSEKKEQLRAFLKERGFKSTRQRDIITGQFLRCGEHLTAEELYKQISRAHREIGFTTVYRTLKLLSKSGLATERVFADNLTRYEPLSSEDHHDHLICLRCGSITEFENPKMEKLQERIAEEFGFNTVRHKMELYGYCKMCRKAGK; this is translated from the coding sequence ATGTCAAAGTCGCCAAAGGACAGGCAAGTTTCCGAAAAAAAAGAACAGTTAAGGGCCTTCCTGAAAGAAAGGGGTTTCAAATCCACCAGGCAAAGGGACATAATCACCGGCCAGTTTTTAAGGTGCGGAGAGCACCTGACCGCGGAAGAACTTTATAAACAAATCAGCAGGGCCCACCGGGAAATCGGTTTCACGACCGTATACAGGACGTTAAAGCTCCTCTCAAAATCGGGCCTCGCAACGGAGAGGGTATTTGCGGACAACCTTACGAGATACGAGCCGCTTTCCTCGGAAGACCACCATGATCACCTCATATGTTTAAGATGCGGTTCGATTACGGAATTTGAAAACCCGAAGATGGAAAAGCTGCAGGAGCGGATTGCCGAAGAATTCGGGTTTAACACTGTGAGGCACAAAATGGAATTGTACGGATATTGCAAGATGTGCAGAAAAGCCGGGAAGTAA